Proteins co-encoded in one Astatotilapia calliptera chromosome 18, fAstCal1.2, whole genome shotgun sequence genomic window:
- the angptl4 gene encoding angiopoietin-related protein 4 produces the protein MKTTLATLTLCLVVLMATSFPVERKRASSSGGATKEKRVQYAAWDDVNVLAHGLLQLGQGLKEHVDKTKIQMRDLSSKLKVFNRTVSELGKESQRLQAEGELLKARAQGLEDREGQVLNVTAELRDKAEEMQQERRTMSERLSRLEEKVDGMLQGNGGMSDMNAGAKNSSDAHNIQLMLEAQNRRIDDLMERIRLQQDKLDKQNVRIRTLQSEIQQSRQKASQRSSKSEGGVAEQRDSPAETASDCHELFMRGETTSGVYTIQPANSEPFEVFCEMTADGGWTMIQRRQDGSVDFDQLWDAYEKGFGSLNGEFWLGLEKIYSIAKDGSYILNIKLSDWVDDLATVRLPFQLGGQETKYSLQIQKGGTFSDLESSLATDTASGLPFSTHDQDNDQKSDTNCAKHLSGGWWFSNCGRSNLNGRYFQSPPPKQRHQRKQGIFWKTWRGRYYPLKSSMMMIAPAAIESKS, from the exons ATGAAGACAACACTGGCAACTCTGACTCTCTGCCTGGTGGTGCTCATGGCCACAAGTTTCCCAGTGGAGAGGAAAAGAGCCTCAAGCTCTGGTGGTGCTACCAAGGAGAAGCGTGTCCAGTATGCAGCATGGGATGATGTTAACGTCCTTGCCCACGGCCTCCTGCAACTGGGCCAGGGGCTGAAGGAGCATGTGGACAAAACTAAAATCCAGATGAGGGACCTGTCAAGCAAACTGAAAGTCTTCAATCGCACTGTGAGCGAACTGGGGAAGGAAAGCCAGAGGCTACAAGCAGAGGGGGAGCTTTTGAAAGCTCGGGCCCAGGGACTGGAAGACAGAGAGGGGCAGGTGCTGAATGTCACAGCCGAGCTGAGGGATAAGGCAGAGGAGATGcagcaggagagaaggacaatgAGTGAAAGACTCAGCCGCCTGGAGGAGAAGGTGGACGGCATGTTGCAGGGAAATGGAGGGATGTCTGACATGAATGCTGGTGCCAAGAACAGCAGTGATGCTCACAACATCCAG CTCATGCTGGAGGCCCAGAACAGACGAATTGATGATCTGATGGAGCGCATCAGACTTCAGCAGGATAAGCTTGACAAACAGAACGTGCGCATCAGGACCCTGCAGAGTGAA ATCCAGCAGTCAAGACAGAAAGCCTCCCAGCGGAGCAGCAAATCCGAGGGTGGTGTCGCGGAGCAGCGCGACTCGCCGGCCG agaCGGCATCGGACTGTCACGAGCTGTTCATGAGAGGAGAGACCACCAGTGGGGTGTACACCATCCAGCCAGCAAACTCAGAGCCCTTTGAAGTCTTCTGTGAGATGACAGCTG acgGCGGATGGACAATGATTCAGAGGCGCCAAGATGGTTCAGTGGACTTTGACCAGCTGTGGGATGCCTACGAGAAAGGCTTCGGCAGCCTGAATG GAGAGTTCTGGTTAGGTTTAGAGAAGATTTACTCTATTGCCAaagatggcagctacatcctcAACATCAAGCTCTCTGACTGGGTGGATGACCTTGCAACCGTCCGTCTCCCGTTCCAACTGGGCGGACAGGAAACCAAATATTCCCTCCAGATTCAGAAGGGTGGCACTTTCAGTGACCTCGAGAGCTCCCTGGCCACTGACACCGCCTCTGGTCTGCCTTTTTCCACCCATGACCAGGACAATGACCAGAAAAGTGACACCAACTGTGCCAAGCACCTCTCTG GTGGTTGGTGGTTCAGTAACTGTGGGCGCTCCAACTTGAATGGCAGATATTTCCAGAGTCCTCCTCCCAAGCAGCGGCACCAGAGAAAGCAAGGCATCTTCTGGAAGACTTGGAGAGGCCGTTACTACCCTTTGAAATCCAGTATGATGATGATTGCTCCCGCTGCAATCGAGAGCAAATCATAA